A region of Pyxidicoccus parkwaysis DNA encodes the following proteins:
- a CDS encoding M57 family metalloprotease translates to MRKLSMALLAGVALIGCGGVDPEAENQEIVSNLLEAGFPVDDIIVADGAVYVGRDAHVTLEASREMLQAPPGSEEQYRTTNLVGTGVTKICVNPTADFNSYPVLSQGLDLAIANYNERGLRLTFARGPTTGCTANITAQTMSGTGGVAGFPSGGLPYGTINIGTGLAGYSVDVNEHVITHELGHTIGFRHTDYYNRSISCGIGGDEGDAGVGAIHIPGTPTTATEGGSLMNSCFRTTETGEWTSSDITALDNLYSGGAVPSCSSISFTSYRGQNGTQIACNCDAVSGGAVWGTDLYTDDSNACVAAVHAGAIPASGGKVIVTIQPGQSSYTGSTRNGITTSSYGAWGGSFSVRGLTRPSSNCSSYAFTSYRGQNGTQIACNCDAVSGGAVWGTDLYTDDSTVCLAAVHAGAIPASGGAVVVTIQPGQSSYTGSTRNGITTSSYGAWAGSYSVRRW, encoded by the coding sequence ATGCGTAAGCTGTCCATGGCGTTGCTGGCCGGAGTCGCCCTCATCGGCTGCGGAGGTGTCGACCCGGAGGCCGAGAACCAGGAGATCGTCTCCAACCTGCTCGAGGCCGGGTTCCCGGTCGACGACATCATCGTCGCGGACGGTGCGGTGTACGTGGGCCGTGACGCTCACGTGACGCTCGAGGCGTCCCGAGAGATGCTCCAGGCGCCCCCGGGGAGCGAGGAGCAGTACCGCACGACCAACCTCGTCGGCACGGGCGTGACGAAGATCTGCGTCAACCCCACCGCGGATTTCAACAGCTACCCCGTCCTGAGCCAGGGACTCGACCTGGCCATCGCCAACTACAATGAGCGGGGTCTCCGGCTCACCTTCGCGCGCGGACCGACGACCGGCTGCACTGCGAACATCACCGCGCAGACCATGTCCGGCACCGGCGGCGTCGCGGGCTTCCCCTCGGGAGGCCTGCCCTACGGGACCATCAACATCGGCACCGGCCTGGCTGGCTACAGCGTTGACGTGAATGAGCACGTCATCACCCACGAACTGGGCCACACCATCGGCTTCCGTCACACGGACTACTACAACCGCAGCATCAGCTGCGGCATCGGCGGCGACGAGGGAGATGCTGGCGTGGGCGCCATCCACATCCCCGGGACGCCGACCACGGCCACCGAGGGCGGGTCGCTCATGAACTCCTGCTTTCGGACGACGGAGACCGGAGAGTGGACCAGCTCCGACATCACCGCGCTGGACAACCTCTACTCCGGCGGTGCGGTCCCGAGCTGCTCGAGCATCAGCTTCACGTCCTACCGCGGGCAGAACGGGACGCAGATTGCGTGCAACTGTGATGCGGTGAGCGGGGGCGCCGTGTGGGGCACGGACCTCTACACCGACGACTCGAACGCCTGCGTGGCCGCGGTGCACGCCGGTGCGATTCCCGCCTCCGGTGGGAAGGTGATTGTCACCATCCAGCCGGGACAGAGCAGCTACACGGGCTCCACCCGCAACGGCATCACCACCTCCTCCTACGGGGCCTGGGGCGGAAGCTTCTCCGTCCGGGGACTGACGCGTCCTTCGAGCAACTGCTCGAGCTACGCTTTCACGTCCTACCGTGGGCAGAACGGGACGCAGATTGCGTGCAACTGTGATGCGGTGAGCGGAGGCGCTGTCTGGGGGACGGACCTCTACACGGACGACTCGACTGTCTGCCTGGCCGCGGTGCATGCCGGTGCGATTCCCGCCTCGGGCGGAGCGGTGGTCGTCACCATTCAGCCGGGGCAGAGCAGCTACACGGGCTCCACCCGCAACGGCATCACCACCTCCTCCTACGGTGCCTGGGCGGGGAGCTACTCCGTCCGTCGGTGGTAG
- a CDS encoding DUF2378 family protein, translating into MTNRIVFEHTVEALFIRGLGERVTPELKSRLRDEGLDLDRKLLPGYPQERFTRWLQCSARSLHPDTSEEDALCWLGERLVDGYKETAVGSALFGVLRLLGPRRMLERTQKNFRSGNSYTEVRTTLLGEREMELWMNELDIARHFTRGTMLAGMRACGAKEPRIDVLRHDTDGTTYRVRWSA; encoded by the coding sequence ATGACGAACCGCATCGTCTTCGAGCACACGGTGGAGGCGCTGTTCATCCGGGGCCTCGGCGAGAGGGTGACGCCGGAGCTGAAGTCGCGGCTCCGGGACGAGGGCCTGGACCTGGACCGCAAGCTGCTCCCGGGCTACCCGCAGGAGCGCTTCACCCGGTGGTTGCAGTGCTCCGCCCGGTCGCTGCATCCGGACACGTCCGAGGAGGACGCCCTGTGCTGGCTCGGGGAGCGTCTGGTCGACGGGTACAAGGAGACGGCGGTGGGCAGCGCGTTGTTCGGTGTGCTGCGCCTCCTCGGGCCCCGGCGGATGCTGGAGCGGACGCAGAAGAACTTCCGTTCCGGCAACAGCTACACGGAGGTCCGCACCACGCTGCTCGGGGAGCGGGAGATGGAGTTGTGGATGAACGAGCTCGACATCGCCCGCCACTTCACCCGGGGCACCATGCTCGCGGGCATGCGGGCCTGTGGAGCGAAGGAGCCCCGCATCGACGTGCTCCGCCATGACACCGACGGCACCACGTACCGCGTGAGGTGGAGTGCATAG
- a CDS encoding MXAN_6577-like cysteine-rich protein — MPREFAITAPSPTLSMGTDGHGEVAFTVTNVSRLALRAVARFTPEAPLKPEWLSVRGADHRDMPPGATEVFTVELHVPPGTPPGSYTFRLVVSDQDQPDERFAEGPAIAVSVSPTPLPAKKFPWWWLVVGGVVVIGGAVALFLGLRGGGAEPGSCTDGQVTCGDRCIDTRTDAQNCGACGTVCGPSEVCEAGRCECSGALERCGNLCIDTQENDRNCGGCGTVCGPGQFCRDGRCQCPSNQESCGNRCVDTRKDLQNCGACNHQCVTGQVCSNGRCACTGAQALCGDRCVDAKTDEQNCGSCGTRCGPTQQCAGGRCQCNAGLTLCGSACINTQTDSRNCGRCGVTCGSGKACKSGACVTSIAPSCGLGQVMCPCTGTCITSAMCSKLCASGVQPK, encoded by the coding sequence ATGCCGCGCGAGTTCGCCATCACCGCTCCGTCTCCCACGCTCTCGATGGGCACCGACGGGCACGGCGAGGTCGCCTTCACCGTCACGAATGTCTCCAGGCTCGCGCTGCGCGCCGTGGCACGGTTCACCCCCGAAGCACCGCTGAAGCCCGAGTGGCTGAGCGTCCGAGGCGCGGACCACCGCGACATGCCGCCGGGAGCGACGGAGGTCTTCACGGTGGAGCTGCACGTGCCTCCGGGCACGCCGCCGGGGTCATACACCTTCCGGCTGGTGGTGTCGGACCAGGACCAGCCTGACGAGCGCTTCGCGGAGGGCCCCGCCATCGCGGTGTCGGTGAGCCCCACGCCACTGCCCGCGAAGAAGTTCCCCTGGTGGTGGCTCGTGGTGGGCGGGGTTGTCGTCATCGGCGGCGCGGTGGCTCTGTTCCTCGGCCTGCGCGGTGGCGGCGCGGAGCCAGGCTCGTGCACGGACGGACAGGTGACGTGCGGAGACAGATGCATCGACACGCGGACGGACGCGCAGAACTGCGGCGCCTGCGGCACGGTGTGTGGTCCCTCGGAAGTCTGTGAGGCGGGACGCTGTGAGTGCTCGGGGGCGTTGGAGCGCTGCGGCAACCTCTGCATCGACACGCAGGAGAACGACCGGAACTGCGGAGGCTGCGGCACGGTATGCGGCCCGGGGCAGTTCTGCAGGGACGGCCGCTGTCAGTGCCCATCCAATCAGGAGTCGTGTGGCAACCGCTGCGTGGACACGCGGAAGGACCTGCAGAACTGCGGGGCCTGCAACCACCAATGTGTCACGGGCCAGGTCTGCTCGAATGGTCGCTGTGCCTGCACCGGGGCGCAGGCGCTCTGTGGCGACCGGTGCGTGGACGCAAAGACCGACGAGCAGAACTGCGGCTCCTGCGGCACGCGCTGCGGGCCGACGCAGCAATGCGCGGGAGGCCGGTGTCAGTGCAACGCGGGGCTGACGCTGTGCGGGAGTGCATGTATCAACACGCAGACCGACAGTCGCAATTGTGGCCGCTGCGGTGTGACGTGCGGCTCGGGCAAGGCGTGCAAGAGTGGCGCATGTGTCACCAGCATCGCGCCCTCGTGCGGGCTCGGGCAGGTGATGTGCCCATGCACGGGGACGTGCATCACGAGCGCGATGTGCTCGAAGCTGTGTGCCTCCGGCGTGCAGCCGAAGTGA
- a CDS encoding STAS/SEC14 domain-containing protein — protein MDESGEWIVGNHQLRFEPPDIHWAIVRGWITKEDGEKWVELLRDMTSTGPVYCVVRMTPMPGFPQPRLSQEARQLLAKHASSDWFKAMVYVGGGLLQHITAKGLTVAMLLSGKKRFDVQFVKDDDEARQWIKAHRSGGRR, from the coding sequence ATGGACGAGTCAGGCGAATGGATTGTCGGCAACCACCAGCTCCGCTTCGAGCCGCCCGACATCCATTGGGCCATCGTCCGTGGCTGGATTACGAAGGAGGACGGCGAGAAGTGGGTGGAGCTCCTGCGCGACATGACCTCCACCGGCCCCGTGTACTGCGTGGTGAGGATGACGCCGATGCCGGGCTTCCCCCAACCGCGTCTGTCGCAGGAAGCCCGCCAGCTCCTGGCGAAGCACGCCAGCTCGGACTGGTTCAAGGCCATGGTCTACGTCGGGGGTGGTCTGCTCCAGCACATCACCGCCAAGGGGCTCACGGTGGCCATGCTGCTGTCGGGCAAGAAGCGGTTCGACGTGCAGTTCGTCAAGGACGACGACGAAGCGCGGCAATGGATCAAGGCGCACCGGAGCGGGGGGCGGCGCTGA
- a CDS encoding Carotenogenesis protein CarS, whose amino-acid sequence MTQDPSLIICSDVDGAPVRMGETVKVVSRSADGTLSPRFLGRTGVVVGLVYDDPPSQYPEDPLIQVHVDGLGEDLFFPEELDLAPEWARNRIAQHRQAAREVGRASTT is encoded by the coding sequence ATGACCCAGGACCCCTCTCTCATCATCTGCAGTGACGTGGACGGCGCGCCGGTGCGGATGGGCGAGACCGTGAAGGTCGTGAGCCGCTCGGCGGACGGCACCCTCAGCCCGCGCTTCCTCGGACGCACGGGCGTGGTGGTGGGGCTCGTGTACGACGACCCGCCGAGTCAGTATCCCGAGGACCCGCTCATCCAGGTCCACGTGGACGGGCTGGGCGAGGACCTCTTCTTCCCCGAAGAGTTGGATCTCGCGCCGGAGTGGGCCCGCAACCGCATCGCCCAGCACCGGCAGGCCGCGCGCGAGGTCGGCCGCGCCTCCACGACGTGA
- a CDS encoding DUF1109 domain-containing protein → MSPPLDLDSLLNEEPPGDTAAASRVLAAARGELAQRKPARSWRTHAAWVVAASGGLSLLVAVVMLALGATSGALLLSRAHLLVLLLGTCGVCAWGALSPRGRVLRRVGVVLSMLTAAVLVLARDTPHTVSNVPEWVCTASHLAVGAVPLVVALLVLRTAVFQPMRALCAGLAVGTTGAFLGELACERGWRHVAGYHLLAWGLIVVASLVISKSLKPRSYAP, encoded by the coding sequence ATGAGCCCGCCCCTCGATCTCGACTCGCTCCTCAACGAGGAGCCGCCTGGCGACACGGCCGCGGCCTCGCGGGTGCTCGCGGCGGCGCGTGGAGAACTGGCGCAGCGCAAGCCCGCGCGGAGCTGGCGCACGCATGCGGCGTGGGTGGTGGCGGCCTCGGGTGGACTGTCACTCCTGGTGGCGGTGGTGATGCTGGCCCTGGGCGCCACCTCGGGGGCCCTGTTGTTGAGCCGTGCGCACCTGCTCGTGCTGCTGTTGGGCACGTGCGGCGTGTGCGCGTGGGGGGCGCTGTCACCTCGCGGGCGCGTGTTGCGGCGCGTGGGCGTGGTGCTGTCCATGCTGACGGCGGCCGTGCTGGTGCTGGCACGGGACACGCCGCACACCGTCTCCAACGTGCCCGAGTGGGTGTGCACGGCGAGCCACCTCGCGGTGGGCGCGGTGCCGCTGGTGGTGGCGCTGCTCGTGCTGCGCACCGCGGTGTTCCAGCCGATGCGGGCCCTGTGCGCGGGTCTCGCGGTGGGGACGACGGGTGCGTTTCTCGGTGAGCTCGCGTGCGAGCGTGGCTGGCGGCATGTCGCCGGCTACCACCTGCTGGCGTGGGGGCTCATCGTCGTCGCGTCGCTGGTCATCTCCAAGTCGCTCAAACCCCGTTCCTATGCGCCATGA
- a CDS encoding RNA polymerase sigma factor, whose protein sequence is MGSPTDEELMERFQDGAQDAFEVLFSRHSGRVQGFLARMVRSGPLAEDLLQATFLSVIRSRGRYERGTRVLPWLMTIAANAARDALRHQHHVDAFASNQDRSAPTSVQPPSGDPSMRRHLLDALQQLHPDHREAVILSKVEGWSFEEIAALRGISAGAARLRAHRGYERLRELLGSLEEAR, encoded by the coding sequence ATGGGGAGTCCAACGGACGAAGAGCTGATGGAACGGTTCCAGGACGGAGCTCAGGATGCATTCGAGGTCCTCTTCTCGCGCCACTCCGGCCGGGTGCAGGGGTTCCTCGCGCGCATGGTGCGCAGCGGCCCGCTCGCGGAGGACCTCTTGCAGGCAACGTTCCTCTCCGTCATCCGCTCCCGGGGCCGCTACGAGCGCGGCACGCGCGTCCTGCCCTGGCTGATGACGATTGCGGCAAACGCCGCGCGGGACGCGCTGCGGCACCAGCACCACGTGGATGCGTTTGCCTCGAACCAGGACAGGTCCGCGCCCACGTCGGTGCAACCTCCGTCCGGCGACCCGAGCATGCGCCGGCACCTGCTGGACGCGCTCCAGCAGCTTCATCCGGACCACCGCGAGGCGGTGATTCTCAGCAAGGTGGAGGGTTGGTCCTTCGAGGAGATTGCCGCGCTGCGAGGCATCAGCGCGGGGGCGGCGCGCCTGCGGGCGCACCGGGGTTATGAGCGGCTGCGCGAGCTGCTGGGCTCGCTGGAGGAGGCGCGATGA
- a CDS encoding metallophosphoesterase has product MPRWVNLLLFFIPVLLLFTAGHVYLYRRLVHDVTERRGVRRAAQVLLAVGFAGALSVRALGAVLPSNALRGMSIAFLLWMGLVIYLLTFTLAADGLRALARWRARRKAPAPSEPESPERRVLLSRGLALGAGLAGTAVTVHGTWRAFHPPDVRDIPVRLPGLPKALEGFTLVQLTDIHIGGVLQRRFVDELVSRTNALKPDLIAITGDLVDGSVEALSPFVSGFGALRARHGAFFVTGNHDYYSGADEWVAYVKSLGIQVLRNRSVVIGDGAASFQLAGVDDWSASRLGEPGYDLDAALRDVRPDRASVLLAHQPSNFDEVAKRGVGLQISGHTHGGQLFPGTVVASLVWGNRDAGLSRTENSQLYVSRGCGFVGPPMRVGAPSEIARIVLLPG; this is encoded by the coding sequence ATGCCACGCTGGGTCAACCTCCTCCTGTTCTTCATTCCGGTGCTCCTGCTGTTCACGGCGGGGCACGTGTACCTCTACCGCCGGCTGGTCCACGACGTGACGGAGCGCCGGGGCGTCCGCCGCGCGGCGCAGGTGCTCCTGGCGGTGGGCTTCGCCGGAGCGCTGAGCGTGCGGGCCCTGGGGGCCGTCCTCCCGTCGAACGCGCTCCGTGGGATGAGCATCGCCTTCCTCCTGTGGATGGGGCTCGTCATCTACCTGCTCACCTTCACCCTCGCGGCGGACGGACTGCGCGCGCTGGCCCGGTGGCGGGCGCGGCGCAAGGCACCGGCACCCTCCGAGCCCGAGTCCCCGGAGCGGCGGGTACTGCTGAGTCGCGGGCTGGCGCTGGGCGCGGGCCTCGCGGGCACGGCGGTGACCGTCCACGGCACCTGGCGTGCCTTCCATCCGCCGGATGTGCGGGACATCCCCGTGCGGCTGCCCGGGCTGCCCAAGGCACTGGAGGGCTTCACGCTGGTGCAGCTCACGGACATCCACATCGGCGGCGTGCTGCAGCGCCGCTTCGTGGATGAATTGGTGTCGCGCACCAACGCGCTGAAGCCGGACCTCATCGCGATTACGGGCGACCTCGTGGACGGCTCCGTCGAAGCGCTGAGCCCCTTCGTCTCGGGCTTCGGCGCGCTGCGGGCGCGGCACGGGGCGTTCTTCGTCACCGGCAACCACGACTACTACTCGGGCGCGGATGAGTGGGTGGCCTACGTGAAGAGCCTCGGCATCCAGGTGCTGCGCAACCGCTCGGTGGTGATTGGAGATGGCGCGGCGTCCTTCCAGCTCGCGGGCGTGGATGACTGGAGCGCGTCCCGGCTCGGCGAGCCCGGGTACGACCTGGACGCGGCGCTGCGCGACGTGCGGCCGGACCGCGCGTCGGTGCTGCTGGCGCACCAGCCCTCCAACTTCGACGAGGTGGCCAAACGCGGCGTGGGGCTCCAGATTTCGGGGCACACCCACGGCGGGCAGTTGTTCCCCGGCACCGTGGTGGCCAGCCTCGTCTGGGGCAACCGTGACGCGGGGCTGAGCCGGACGGAGAACTCGCAGCTGTACGTCAGTCGGGGCTGCGGCTTCGTGGGCCCGCCCATGCGGGTGGGGGCGCCGTCGGAAATCGCACGGATTGTGTTGCTCCCCGGGTAG
- a CDS encoding FKBP-type peptidyl-prolyl cis-trans isomerase, with amino-acid sequence MFRSLLLCAVLVPLFGCGDDAQVSPDSGDPTKVTYADSLNVDLASMTLLPSGVYVHDDPVGTGTEAVSLKRVQVHYTGYLPDGSRFDTSRGGAPISFNLGAGEVIKGWDEGIVGMKVGGSRRLIIPASLAYGEDGVPGVIPPYSVLIFDTELMYVR; translated from the coding sequence ATGTTCCGTTCGTTGCTGCTGTGTGCCGTGCTCGTCCCGCTGTTCGGGTGTGGAGATGATGCCCAGGTGAGTCCGGACTCGGGTGACCCCACCAAGGTGACGTACGCGGACTCGCTGAACGTGGACCTGGCGTCGATGACGCTCCTGCCGAGCGGCGTCTACGTCCACGATGACCCGGTGGGCACGGGGACGGAGGCGGTGTCCCTGAAGCGGGTGCAGGTGCACTACACGGGCTATCTGCCGGACGGCTCCAGGTTCGACACCAGCCGCGGCGGTGCCCCCATCTCCTTCAACCTGGGAGCAGGCGAGGTCATCAAGGGCTGGGACGAGGGCATCGTCGGGATGAAGGTCGGCGGCTCGCGGCGGCTCATCATCCCCGCGTCGCTCGCCTACGGTGAGGATGGGGTGCCCGGCGTCATTCCCCCGTACTCGGTGCTCATCTTCGACACGGAATTGATGTACGTGCGCTGA
- a CDS encoding cyclic nucleotide-binding domain-containing protein gives MERSEAEMLNEGGARAGAVGEGAFQALQALMMLAEPDRAAQLYEELGSAQRERLQKEAAQAPVQERQRLAEVMRQARDFSGAARMLDGCGVEGLVADLYVQGGQYVEAAEAYLRAGQAERAAAAFERGGALERALEVYRGLGAREPMAQCLVRLGRPYEAAAIYRDLGQSHAEVEALGSVPAGDPRHLESVLRMCKLLDGEGFTRRALALLADTMRGSDAARADPALATEKARLLRRMGMEAEAEAVIARLPASASAPEANGYGYLKAIPIFGELSLEDMKDLYRVARQVLIPAGAVLLEKGAQGVGLFVLLEGTVDVHSGAESDARRLNTLGPGAYLGEISLVQDAPVSAQVKARTAVRALRITRAGFQHYLDTHEAAALRIFRLFTQNLAARVRALSA, from the coding sequence ATGGAACGGTCCGAGGCGGAGATGCTCAACGAAGGCGGCGCGCGTGCCGGTGCGGTGGGCGAGGGTGCCTTCCAGGCGCTCCAGGCGCTGATGATGCTCGCCGAGCCGGACCGGGCGGCACAGCTCTACGAGGAGCTGGGCTCCGCGCAGCGCGAGCGGCTCCAGAAGGAAGCCGCGCAGGCCCCCGTCCAGGAACGCCAGCGGCTGGCGGAGGTGATGCGGCAGGCGCGCGACTTCTCCGGCGCCGCGCGGATGCTCGACGGCTGCGGCGTGGAAGGCCTCGTCGCGGACCTCTACGTCCAGGGTGGCCAGTACGTGGAAGCGGCGGAGGCGTACCTGCGCGCCGGCCAGGCGGAGCGCGCGGCGGCGGCCTTCGAGCGAGGCGGCGCGCTGGAGCGGGCGCTGGAAGTCTACCGCGGCCTGGGCGCGCGCGAGCCGATGGCGCAGTGCCTGGTCCGCCTCGGGCGCCCCTATGAGGCGGCCGCCATCTACCGCGACCTGGGCCAGTCCCACGCGGAGGTGGAGGCGCTGGGCAGCGTGCCCGCCGGAGACCCGCGCCACCTCGAGTCCGTGCTGCGCATGTGCAAGCTGCTGGACGGCGAGGGCTTCACGCGGCGGGCGCTGGCGCTCTTGGCGGACACCATGCGCGGCTCGGATGCGGCGCGCGCGGACCCGGCGCTGGCGACGGAGAAGGCGCGCCTGTTGCGCCGCATGGGCATGGAGGCGGAGGCCGAGGCCGTCATCGCGCGGCTCCCCGCGAGCGCGTCGGCGCCGGAGGCCAACGGCTATGGCTACCTGAAGGCCATCCCCATCTTCGGCGAGCTGTCGCTGGAGGACATGAAGGACCTCTACCGAGTGGCGCGGCAGGTGCTCATCCCCGCGGGCGCGGTGCTGCTGGAGAAGGGCGCGCAGGGCGTGGGCCTCTTCGTGCTGCTGGAGGGCACGGTGGACGTCCACAGCGGCGCGGAGTCGGACGCGCGGCGCCTCAACACGCTGGGGCCCGGCGCGTACCTCGGCGAGATTTCCCTGGTGCAGGACGCCCCCGTGTCCGCGCAGGTGAAGGCGCGCACGGCGGTGCGGGCGCTGCGCATCACCCGCGCGGGCTTCCAGCACTACCTGGACACCCACGAAGCCGCCGCGCTGCGCATCTTCCGGTTGTTCACCCAGAATCTGGCCGCGCGCGTGCGTGCGCTGAGCGCGTAA
- the fusA gene encoding elongation factor G: protein MSRNTRIERYRNIGIMAHIDAGKTTLTERVLFFTGRIHSTGEVHDGSTEMDWMPEEKKRGITITSAATTAYWKPVHGTAAGVPHRINILDTPGHVDFTIEVERSLRVLDGAVAVFDSSQGVEPQSEAVWRQADKYRVPRIAFLNKMDKVGADFAMSIASMEERLGARPVAVQLPIGEGSEFRGLVDLVRMVAVFFDGEDGEYREEPLTAELRELAEVYRQRLIEAAADVDATVLEKFVEGRLEEVTAEDLERALRSGTLTRTLVPVLGGSAFKKKGVQMLLDAIVNYLPAPSDLAAVEGCVPGTQERVSRPASDAGPPAALVFKLMNDKAVGGIVFLRVYSGTLRAGTVLLNPATGKRERIGRLMFMHANRREEVAEVHAGDICAALGLKGVRTGDTLTDPEAPVVLESLGVMEPVVQLAVEARSPAELTKLEEGLHRLAAEDPSLRVGVDPESGQVLLSGMGELHLEVVVSRLLTEYGVEARVGQPKVAYRDTLRRQVRQEYRHVRQSGGPGQYAVVVLDVGPAPRGAGLVFVDDTRGGRIPKELIPAIEKGVAGAMGKGVRDGVPLVDVEVRLVDGDTHVKDSTPQAFAVAGSLALQEAARSAGVLGLEPVMDVEVTTPEEYLGDVLGDLSARRGRVLGMEARGNARVVSARVPMASLFGYVNSLRGRTQGRAQASMRLGAYEPVPESLQTAQAEARV from the coding sequence ATGTCTCGCAATACTCGCATCGAGCGGTACCGCAACATCGGCATCATGGCGCACATCGACGCGGGCAAGACGACGCTCACCGAGCGCGTCCTGTTCTTCACCGGCCGCATCCACTCCACGGGTGAGGTGCACGACGGCTCCACGGAGATGGACTGGATGCCGGAGGAGAAGAAGCGCGGCATCACGATTACGTCCGCGGCCACCACCGCGTACTGGAAGCCCGTGCACGGGACGGCGGCGGGTGTGCCCCACCGCATCAACATCCTGGACACGCCGGGACACGTGGACTTCACCATCGAGGTGGAGCGCAGCTTGCGCGTGCTCGACGGCGCGGTGGCGGTGTTCGACTCCAGCCAGGGCGTGGAGCCCCAGTCGGAAGCGGTGTGGCGTCAGGCGGACAAGTACCGCGTGCCGCGCATCGCCTTCCTCAACAAGATGGACAAGGTGGGCGCGGACTTCGCCATGAGCATCGCGTCCATGGAGGAGCGGCTCGGCGCGCGTCCGGTGGCCGTGCAGCTTCCCATCGGCGAGGGCTCGGAGTTCCGCGGTCTCGTGGACCTGGTGCGCATGGTGGCCGTCTTCTTCGACGGCGAAGACGGCGAGTACCGCGAGGAGCCCCTCACGGCGGAGTTGCGTGAGTTGGCGGAGGTGTACCGGCAGCGCCTCATCGAGGCGGCCGCGGACGTGGATGCGACGGTGCTGGAGAAGTTCGTGGAAGGGCGGTTGGAAGAGGTGACGGCGGAGGACCTGGAGCGCGCGCTGCGCTCGGGCACCCTCACGCGGACGCTGGTGCCCGTGCTGGGCGGGTCCGCCTTCAAGAAAAAGGGAGTGCAGATGTTGCTGGATGCCATCGTCAACTACCTCCCCGCGCCGTCGGACCTGGCCGCCGTCGAGGGCTGTGTCCCCGGCACGCAGGAGCGCGTGTCCCGACCGGCGTCGGACGCGGGTCCCCCGGCGGCCCTGGTGTTCAAGCTGATGAACGACAAGGCCGTGGGCGGCATCGTCTTCCTGCGCGTGTACTCGGGCACGCTGCGCGCGGGCACCGTCCTGCTCAACCCCGCCACGGGGAAGCGGGAGCGGATTGGACGGCTCATGTTCATGCATGCCAACCGCCGCGAGGAGGTGGCGGAGGTACACGCGGGAGACATCTGCGCGGCGCTCGGCCTCAAGGGCGTGCGCACGGGCGACACGCTGACGGACCCGGAGGCTCCGGTGGTGCTGGAGTCGCTGGGCGTCATGGAGCCCGTGGTGCAGCTCGCCGTGGAGGCGCGCTCGCCCGCGGAGCTGACGAAGCTGGAAGAAGGCCTGCACCGGCTGGCGGCGGAGGACCCGTCGCTGCGCGTGGGCGTGGACCCGGAGAGCGGCCAGGTGCTGCTGTCCGGCATGGGTGAGCTTCACCTGGAGGTGGTCGTGTCACGGTTGCTGACGGAGTACGGCGTGGAGGCGCGCGTGGGACAGCCGAAGGTGGCGTACCGCGACACGCTCCGGCGCCAGGTGCGCCAGGAGTACCGCCACGTCCGCCAGTCCGGCGGGCCCGGGCAGTACGCGGTGGTGGTGCTGGACGTGGGTCCGGCGCCGCGAGGGGCGGGGCTCGTCTTCGTGGACGACACCCGCGGTGGCCGCATTCCCAAGGAGCTGATCCCCGCCATCGAAAAGGGCGTGGCCGGCGCCATGGGGAAGGGCGTGCGGGATGGGGTGCCGCTGGTGGACGTGGAGGTGCGGCTGGTGGATGGCGACACGCACGTGAAGGACTCCACGCCGCAGGCGTTCGCGGTGGCTGGCTCGCTGGCGTTGCAGGAGGCGGCACGGAGCGCGGGCGTGCTGGGGCTGGAGCCGGTGATGGACGTGGAGGTGACGACGCCCGAGGAGTACCTGGGCGACGTGCTCGGGGACCTGTCCGCGCGGCGCGGGCGGGTGCTGGGGATGGAGGCGCGAGGCAACGCGCGGGTGGTCTCCGCGCGCGTGCCGATGGCCAGCCTCTTCGGCTACGTGAACAGCCTGCGCGGCCGCACGCAGGGACGGGCCCAGGCCAGCATGCGCCTGGGCGCGTACGAGCCGGTGCCGGAGTCGCTCCAGACGGCGCAGGCCGAAGCGCGCGTGTGA